A stretch of [Clostridium] scindens DNA encodes these proteins:
- the dtd gene encoding D-aminoacyl-tRNA deacylase: MRFVIQRVSESEVKVDGQVIGKIGKGFMVLIGVCDSDTREIADKMVKKMLGLRIFEDEEGKTNLSLDTVGGSLLLISQFTLYANCKKGNRPSFIEAGEPKMAEEMYEYIIGKCKEQVEVVERGQFGADMKVSLVNDGPFTIILDSEKL; encoded by the coding sequence ATGCGTTTTGTAATACAGAGAGTGTCCGAAAGCGAGGTTAAAGTAGACGGACAGGTAATTGGAAAGATCGGGAAAGGCTTCATGGTGCTGATCGGCGTATGCGATTCCGATACCAGGGAAATTGCTGATAAGATGGTCAAGAAAATGCTGGGGCTTCGGATATTCGAAGACGAGGAAGGAAAGACGAACCTATCACTTGATACGGTGGGCGGAAGCCTCCTTCTGATCTCGCAGTTCACGCTGTACGCAAACTGCAAGAAGGGAAACCGTCCAAGCTTCATCGAGGCCGGAGAGCCGAAGATGGCGGAAGAGATGTATGAGTACATTATCGGGAAATGCAAAGAACAGGTAGAAGTGGTGGAGAGAGGCCAGTTTGGCGCTGATATGAAAGTGAGTTTGGTAAACGACGGGCCGTTCACGATTATACTGGATTCGGAGAAGCTGTAG
- a CDS encoding spore coat protein, whose amino-acid sequence MDDKTMVSDALAGVNGELVRYGEMISQTENKELKACLKQLRNECEMSQEKLYQVAREKSYYVPAAKATQQEVDHVKSVLTGLSMK is encoded by the coding sequence TTGGATGACAAAACAATGGTATCTGACGCCTTAGCAGGCGTCAATGGAGAACTTGTACGCTACGGCGAAATGATCTCACAGACAGAAAACAAGGAATTAAAAGCCTGCTTAAAGCAGCTTCGCAACGAATGCGAAATGTCTCAGGAAAAACTTTACCAGGTTGCCAGAGAAAAGAGCTATTATGTCCCTGCCGCAAAAGCGACACAGCAGGAAGTCGACCACGTAAAATCCGTATTGACTGGACTTTCCATGAAGTAA
- a CDS encoding HD domain-containing protein has protein sequence MERIDQQFEFLREIDKEKFIGRQTYLTDGKRKENDAEHAWHMAIMTILLGEYANEEIDVLKTVTMLLIHDIVEIDAGDTYAYDEEGKKTQREREEKAAERIFGLLPKDQCRKMRSLWEEFEACETKEAKFARTMDNLQPVMLNDATDGKAWEEHGVWLQQILNRNRNTADGSQTLWEYSLNHFIRPNVEKGRIKDSEKEKDSI, from the coding sequence ATGGAGCGTATAGATCAGCAGTTTGAATTCTTAAGAGAGATTGACAAAGAGAAGTTTATTGGCCGCCAGACTTATCTGACGGACGGAAAACGAAAGGAAAACGATGCGGAGCATGCATGGCATATGGCCATTATGACCATTCTTCTTGGCGAATATGCCAATGAAGAGATTGACGTCCTAAAGACGGTGACCATGCTGCTGATTCATGACATCGTGGAGATTGACGCGGGTGATACCTATGCCTACGACGAAGAGGGCAAAAAGACCCAGCGGGAGCGGGAAGAGAAGGCGGCAGAGAGGATATTCGGCCTCCTGCCAAAAGACCAGTGCAGGAAGATGAGAAGCCTGTGGGAAGAATTCGAAGCCTGCGAGACCAAGGAGGCTAAGTTTGCCCGTACTATGGATAACCTTCAGCCGGTCATGCTCAATGATGCCACGGACGGAAAAGCGTGGGAAGAGCATGGCGTTTGGCTTCAGCAGATACTGAACCGTAACCGAAATACTGCGGATGGCTCCCAAACCCTGTGGGAGTACTCCCTGAACCACTTTATCAGGCCGAATGTAGAAAAAGGCCGTATAAAAGACAGTGAAAAAGAAAAGGATAGCATCTGA
- a CDS encoding ABC transporter ATP-binding protein, with amino-acid sequence MPRRGPGHGPMPGEKAKDFKGTMKKLMGYMGKYKIALLFVVIFAIGSTIFNIVGPKILGKATTEIFTGLVGKISGGSGIDFTKIGRILATLLCLYLCSALFSFIQGYIMTGVSQKLTYRMRREISEKISRLPMNYFDKMTHGEILSRITNDVDTLSMSLNQSATQVITSVTTIIGVLIMMLSISPLMTVIALLILPLSMGLISVIVKRSQKFFKSQQRYLGHVNGQVEEVYGGHSIVKAFNKEKDVIAAFDRDNEILYQSAWKSQFLSGMMMPIMQFVGNLGYVAVVILGGYLAIKKTIEVGDIQSFIQYVRSFTQPIQQVAQVANMLQSTAAASERVFEFLEEPEEDQTVPDAVALEGLEGRVEFDHVHFGYNPDHIIINDFSAKVEPGQKIAIVGPTGAGKTTMVKLLMRFYDVNSGAIKVDGHDIRDFNRSELRQMFGMVLQDTWLFKGSIEDNIRYGKLDATHEEVVEAAKAAHVHRFVQTLPGGYRMELNEEASNVSQGQKQLLTIARAILADPKILILDEATSSVDTRTEVRIQKAMDNLMRGRTSFIIAHRLSTIRDADLILVMKDGDIVEQGTHEELLARNGFYADLYNSQFERSA; translated from the coding sequence ATGCCAAGAAGAGGTCCGGGACATGGTCCGATGCCTGGAGAGAAGGCAAAGGACTTTAAAGGCACTATGAAAAAACTGATGGGCTATATGGGGAAATATAAGATTGCCCTGCTCTTTGTGGTCATATTTGCCATCGGCAGTACCATTTTCAATATCGTAGGCCCTAAGATTCTTGGAAAGGCCACGACAGAAATATTTACCGGCCTGGTAGGCAAGATATCCGGGGGAAGCGGAATTGATTTCACAAAGATCGGAAGAATTCTGGCGACATTGCTCTGCCTGTACTTATGCAGCGCCTTGTTCTCGTTTATCCAGGGATACATCATGACGGGCGTATCCCAGAAACTGACCTACCGGATGAGAAGAGAGATCTCCGAGAAGATCAGCCGGCTGCCAATGAACTATTTTGATAAGATGACCCACGGAGAGATCCTGTCACGCATCACCAATGACGTGGATACCCTGAGCATGAGCTTGAACCAGAGCGCGACACAGGTAATCACCTCGGTGACGACGATCATCGGAGTGCTGATCATGATGCTCAGCATCAGCCCGCTGATGACGGTGATCGCCCTGTTGATCCTTCCGCTGTCTATGGGGCTGATCTCTGTGATCGTCAAGCGCTCCCAGAAGTTCTTCAAAAGCCAGCAGAGGTACCTGGGCCATGTCAATGGGCAGGTGGAAGAAGTGTACGGCGGACATAGCATCGTAAAGGCATTCAATAAGGAGAAAGACGTGATCGCGGCATTTGACCGGGACAATGAGATCCTCTACCAGTCTGCATGGAAGTCCCAGTTCCTCTCAGGAATGATGATGCCTATCATGCAGTTTGTTGGAAATCTTGGCTATGTGGCTGTAGTCATTCTTGGTGGCTACCTCGCGATCAAGAAGACGATAGAAGTAGGCGATATCCAGTCATTTATCCAATACGTAAGAAGTTTTACCCAGCCGATCCAGCAGGTAGCGCAGGTGGCCAACATGCTTCAGTCCACGGCAGCAGCTTCCGAGCGCGTGTTCGAGTTCCTGGAAGAGCCGGAAGAAGACCAGACGGTGCCGGATGCAGTGGCTTTGGAAGGCCTGGAAGGGCGTGTGGAATTTGACCATGTGCATTTCGGATATAATCCGGATCATATCATTATCAATGATTTTAGCGCCAAGGTAGAGCCTGGGCAGAAGATTGCCATCGTCGGTCCTACCGGAGCCGGCAAGACCACCATGGTCAAGCTGCTGATGCGGTTCTATGACGTCAACAGCGGCGCCATCAAGGTAGACGGCCATGATATCCGTGACTTTAACCGCAGCGAGCTGCGCCAGATGTTCGGCATGGTACTGCAGGATACCTGGCTGTTTAAGGGGAGCATTGAAGACAATATCCGCTATGGCAAGCTGGACGCTACCCATGAAGAGGTGGTCGAGGCTGCCAAGGCTGCCCATGTACACCGTTTTGTACAGACGCTGCCGGGAGGCTACCGAATGGAACTGAACGAAGAGGCAAGCAATGTGTCCCAGGGACAGAAGCAGCTTCTGACTATTGCCAGGGCAATTCTGGCGGATCCGAAGATTCTGATCCTTGATGAGGCAACCAGTTCCGTAGATACCCGTACGGAAGTCCGGATTCAGAAGGCGATGGATAATCTGATGCGTGGCAGGACCAGTTTCATTATTGCACACCGCCTCTCAACCATCCGCGACGCAGACCTGATCCTTGTCATGAAGGACGGAGATATCGTCGAGCAGGGTACCCATGAAGAACTGCTGGCAAGAAACGGCTTCTATGCGGATCTTTATAACTCTCAGTTTGAAAGAAGCGCATAG
- a CDS encoding HD domain-containing protein, translating to MNNQLIMEMTRYYSGDPKHIQHFMKVYAYARMIGEMEGLDRKTQHMLETAAIVHDIGIKESMKKYGDSAGHHQEQEGPAVAENMLERLGYEGDIIKRVCYLVGHHHTYQGIDGLDYQILVEADFLVNLYENGSSKDAVLAAMDGVFVTESGKDILRNMFLA from the coding sequence ATGAATAATCAGCTGATCATGGAGATGACGCGATATTATAGCGGAGATCCAAAACATATCCAGCATTTTATGAAAGTCTATGCATATGCCAGGATGATCGGCGAGATGGAAGGGCTTGACAGAAAGACGCAGCACATGCTTGAGACGGCGGCAATCGTTCATGATATAGGGATTAAGGAAAGCATGAAAAAATATGGAGACAGCGCTGGGCATCATCAGGAGCAGGAAGGCCCTGCGGTGGCGGAAAATATGTTGGAGCGATTGGGCTATGAAGGGGATATTATCAAAAGGGTCTGCTATCTGGTAGGCCATCATCATACTTATCAGGGCATAGATGGCCTGGACTATCAGATTCTGGTGGAGGCGGACTTCCTGGTGAACCTGTATGAGAACGGCTCTTCCAAAGATGCGGTGCTGGCGGCTATGGACGGAGTATTTGTTACAGAAAGTGGAAAAGATATCTTAAGGAATATGTTTCTTGCATGA
- a CDS encoding GNAT family N-acetyltransferase: MIREIREEDKQLYMDLTEEFYNSEAVLHPIPEAYREATFDEMMRSQDYVKAYILEKDGQAAGYGLTSYTFSQEAGGKAVWLEELYIRPQFRCHGLGKEFFAYVDEQIAPKVMRLRLEIEPDNLRAKKLYLAMGYEDLPYAQMIKEVQEVK; the protein is encoded by the coding sequence ATGATCAGAGAAATCAGAGAAGAAGATAAGCAGCTGTATATGGATTTGACGGAAGAGTTTTATAATTCCGAAGCCGTGCTTCATCCGATTCCGGAAGCATACCGGGAGGCGACCTTTGATGAGATGATGCGCTCACAAGATTATGTAAAGGCCTATATTCTTGAAAAAGATGGGCAGGCCGCAGGCTATGGCCTGACCAGCTATACATTTTCACAGGAAGCCGGCGGCAAGGCAGTATGGCTGGAAGAATTGTATATCCGCCCCCAGTTTCGCTGTCATGGACTGGGAAAAGAGTTCTTTGCCTACGTGGATGAACAGATTGCCCCTAAGGTAATGCGCCTGCGGCTTGAGATCGAGCCGGATAACCTAAGGGCCAAGAAACTCTATCTGGCAATGGGGTATGAGGATCTTCCTTATGCACAGATGATAAAAGAAGTACAGGAGGTTAAGTAG
- a CDS encoding gamma-glutamyl-gamma-aminobutyrate hydrolase family protein, producing the protein MNPIIGIVACGYMGQRQFVPQTYIRAMEDAGGIPVILPCTREKEAFPYYGKICDGFLFCGGDDVSPLLFGEELQTDRGRMDTRTDIFHLSFMEYALQTKLPILGICRGMQILNIALGGTIFQDLALRPASSLNHMQLSESRADTSHKITVSQNSMLYNILGDSACVNSFHHQSVHTLGTDLKITAIASDGVIEAVESVSRPFVLGVQWHPECMYQSIEPMQKLFHAFLKKAADAKNLQYIFSDLGTK; encoded by the coding sequence ATGAACCCTATCATCGGAATCGTAGCGTGCGGATACATGGGTCAGCGCCAATTCGTGCCGCAGACTTACATCAGAGCCATGGAAGATGCCGGAGGCATCCCTGTAATCCTTCCCTGTACCAGGGAAAAAGAAGCATTCCCTTACTATGGGAAGATCTGCGACGGCTTCTTGTTCTGCGGAGGCGATGATGTTAGTCCGCTTCTGTTCGGCGAAGAACTACAGACAGATCGTGGACGGATGGATACCCGTACGGATATCTTCCACCTTTCCTTCATGGAATATGCCCTCCAGACCAAGCTTCCAATCCTAGGCATCTGCCGGGGCATGCAGATTCTTAATATTGCCCTCGGCGGCACCATCTTCCAGGATCTTGCCTTACGTCCGGCATCCTCCCTAAACCATATGCAGTTATCTGAGAGCCGCGCGGACACGAGCCATAAAATCACGGTCTCACAAAATAGCATGCTATATAATATTCTAGGAGACTCCGCGTGCGTTAATAGTTTCCATCACCAATCCGTCCATACGCTGGGAACGGACCTTAAGATTACTGCCATCGCTTCTGACGGCGTCATCGAGGCGGTAGAATCTGTAAGCCGTCCTTTCGTCCTCGGCGTACAATGGCATCCGGAATGCATGTACCAGTCCATAGAGCCTATGCAGAAGTTGTTCCATGCTTTTTTAAAAAAAGCCGCAGATGCTAAGAATCTACAGTATATTTTCTCCGACTTAGGGACAAAATAA
- a CDS encoding ABC transporter ATP-binding protein, with the protein MSKLLKFLKPYAGAVLAILCVLIVQAYCDLSLPTYTSEIVNVGIQQGGIDETVPDTISEEDLDHLLLFVPSDKREVVESAYKEDAGAYDYDGKVMKLKSSVKKDEDKMDELSSLLGKPMLLASGFDSDSDMTKKMEEQMKQQMSSQMEAQMDEQIDSQLKEQQLPDAAKEQMKQQMKEQMQSQMPDVSKMSVYDMFEMMEDKQRDSAVGEIEKQMKSMPDSMIEQAAATYIRNAYGKIGLDTDKIETDYILGTGAKMLALAALGMVASIIVGLMASRVGASVGKGLRRDVFRKVVGFSNGEFDEFSTASLITRSTNDIQQIQLLTVMILRMVLYAPIMAIGGIWKVFNTNVDMSWIIGIAVGLIVMVVIVLFVVVMPKFKIVQNQVDRLNLVSREILTGLPVIRAFSTEKYEEKRFDGANRDLTKTNLFVNRAMTFMMPMMMLIMNCIAVLIVWIGGHSVNNGTMQVGDMMAFIQYTMQIIMSFLMICMISVMLPRAAVSATRVDEVLVSHTLIHDPENPKKLPEDGHGEVTFDHVSFRYPGAEEDVLHDISFTAKPGQTTAFIGSTGSGKSTLVNLIPRFYDVTEGKITLDGEDIRNITQHELRDKLGYVPQKGILFSGDIASNILYGNPDGSEEDMKEAATIAQATEFIEAKKKKYQSSISQGGSNVSGGQKQRLSIARAIAKHPKIYIFDDSFSALDYKTDVTLRNALKEKTADSTVLIVAQRISTILHAEQIIVLDEGKIVGKGTHEELLKNCDEYYQIASSQLSEKELEDNVKEVG; encoded by the coding sequence ATGAGTAAATTATTGAAGTTTTTGAAGCCATATGCGGGCGCGGTCCTTGCGATCCTGTGCGTGCTGATCGTTCAGGCGTACTGCGACCTGTCGCTGCCTACCTACACCTCCGAGATTGTAAATGTAGGCATACAGCAGGGCGGCATTGATGAGACTGTGCCGGATACCATATCGGAGGAAGATTTGGATCACCTGCTGCTATTTGTGCCGTCGGATAAGCGAGAAGTGGTAGAATCCGCGTATAAAGAAGATGCGGGCGCTTATGATTACGACGGAAAAGTCATGAAGCTGAAATCTTCCGTGAAGAAAGACGAGGATAAGATGGATGAACTGTCCTCCCTTCTCGGCAAGCCTATGCTTCTTGCTTCCGGATTTGATTCAGACAGTGACATGACGAAGAAGATGGAAGAACAGATGAAGCAGCAGATGTCATCCCAGATGGAAGCGCAGATGGATGAGCAGATAGACAGCCAGCTGAAGGAACAGCAGCTGCCGGATGCTGCAAAAGAGCAGATGAAGCAGCAGATGAAAGAGCAGATGCAAAGTCAGATGCCGGATGTAAGCAAGATGTCCGTCTACGACATGTTTGAGATGATGGAAGATAAGCAGAGAGATTCTGCGGTAGGGGAGATCGAAAAGCAGATGAAATCCATGCCGGATTCCATGATTGAACAGGCTGCAGCCACATATATCAGGAATGCGTATGGCAAGATAGGCCTGGATACCGACAAGATAGAGACGGATTATATCCTGGGCACTGGTGCTAAGATGCTTGCCCTGGCGGCTCTTGGCATGGTGGCGAGCATTATCGTAGGGCTGATGGCGTCACGGGTGGGTGCCAGCGTAGGAAAGGGCTTGAGAAGAGACGTATTCCGCAAGGTGGTGGGATTCTCCAATGGAGAGTTTGATGAGTTCTCCACAGCCTCGCTGATCACTAGGAGTACCAACGATATCCAGCAGATCCAGCTTCTGACTGTCATGATTCTAAGAATGGTGCTGTATGCGCCAATCATGGCAATCGGAGGAATCTGGAAGGTATTTAATACGAACGTGGATATGTCCTGGATTATCGGCATTGCGGTAGGCCTTATCGTGATGGTCGTAATCGTGCTGTTTGTGGTGGTCATGCCAAAATTCAAGATTGTACAGAACCAGGTAGACCGGCTGAATCTGGTAAGCCGGGAGATACTGACAGGACTTCCGGTTATTCGTGCATTCAGTACGGAAAAATATGAAGAGAAGCGTTTTGACGGAGCAAACCGTGACCTGACGAAGACGAACCTGTTTGTAAACAGGGCTATGACTTTCATGATGCCTATGATGATGCTGATCATGAACTGCATTGCAGTGCTTATCGTATGGATTGGCGGCCATAGCGTAAATAACGGCACTATGCAGGTTGGCGATATGATGGCATTTATCCAGTATACGATGCAGATTATCATGTCCTTCTTAATGATCTGCATGATCTCTGTCATGCTGCCAAGGGCAGCCGTATCCGCAACCCGTGTGGATGAAGTCCTTGTGAGCCATACACTGATCCACGACCCCGAGAATCCGAAGAAACTTCCGGAGGATGGTCATGGAGAAGTGACATTTGATCATGTATCCTTCCGGTATCCGGGGGCAGAAGAGGATGTCCTGCATGACATATCCTTTACGGCTAAGCCAGGACAGACCACGGCCTTTATTGGAAGTACGGGAAGCGGCAAGTCCACGCTTGTCAATCTAATCCCGAGATTCTATGACGTGACCGAAGGGAAGATCACCCTCGACGGCGAGGATATCCGCAATATCACGCAGCATGAACTGAGGGATAAGCTGGGATACGTGCCGCAGAAGGGCATCCTGTTCTCGGGAGATATTGCTTCGAACATATTATATGGCAACCCTGACGGAAGCGAGGAGGATATGAAAGAAGCGGCTACGATTGCCCAGGCTACGGAGTTTATCGAGGCGAAGAAAAAGAAGTACCAAAGTTCGATATCCCAGGGCGGCTCGAATGTGTCCGGCGGACAGAAGCAGCGCCTGTCTATTGCAAGAGCGATCGCGAAGCATCCAAAGATCTATATCTTTGACGATAGTTTCTCCGCGCTTGATTACAAGACGGATGTGACGCTGAGAAACGCGCTGAAGGAAAAGACGGCCGACAGCACAGTCCTGATCGTGGCGCAGAGAATCAGCACGATTCTGCACGCAGAACAGATTATCGTACTGGATGAAGGAAAGATCGTAGGAAAAGGAACCCATGAGGAACTGCTGAAGAATTGCGATGAGTATTATCAGATTGCGTCTTCCCAGTTATCGGAGAAGGAACTGGAAGACAACGTAAAGGAGGTGGGCTAA
- a CDS encoding MarR family winged helix-turn-helix transcriptional regulator, producing MQDTKDVSVFILLFQIQHLSRYHAMKRLEELELKPGQAGILFTLNVEGVLSQRQLAEKIGITPPSMTVALRKLEERGYVRKEPDGRDQRIIRIRLSEKGKECVEDLKKVMGDMEEIIYQGMSREERLLLKRLLLEMRKSLMDSKDFKGMDMCSIMEKTRPSKGPNDF from the coding sequence ATGCAGGATACAAAGGATGTATCTGTTTTTATACTGCTGTTTCAGATACAGCATCTAAGCAGATATCATGCCATGAAACGGCTGGAGGAACTGGAATTAAAGCCAGGGCAGGCCGGAATATTATTTACATTAAATGTGGAAGGGGTGCTCTCCCAGAGGCAGCTGGCCGAAAAGATTGGGATTACGCCTCCGTCCATGACGGTCGCACTTAGAAAACTGGAAGAACGGGGATACGTTCGGAAGGAGCCGGACGGCAGAGACCAGAGGATCATCAGAATCCGTCTGTCAGAGAAGGGGAAAGAATGTGTAGAAGACCTGAAGAAGGTTATGGGCGATATGGAAGAGATTATCTATCAGGGAATGTCCCGGGAGGAGAGGCTGCTGCTGAAGCGCCTGCTTCTGGAAATGCGAAAGAGTCTGATGGATTCGAAAGACTTTAAGGGGATGGATATGTGCTCTATCATGGAGAAGACCCGTCCGTCCAAGGGACCTAATGATTTCTAG
- a CDS encoding DMT family transporter: protein MKIKNGIMLVLTAFIWGTAFVAQSVGMDYLGPFTFNGVRSLIGGVALLPCIWLFQKGKGKATEKPSRGARKELIAGGIACGLLLFAASSLQQIGIQYTTAGKAGFITAFYIVIVPVLGIFLHKKISGKVWGAVAIALAGLYFLCITEKFAVGKGDILIFLCALVFSIHILVIDYFSPKVDGVKMSCIQFFVCGIVSLPPMFFTETPKIGAIVEGWAPLLYAGVLSCGVAYTLQIIGQKNVNPAVASLILSLESCFSVLAGWMVLGEKLSMRESVGCVLMFAAIILAQLPDRKKEELQYE, encoded by the coding sequence ATGAAAATAAAAAATGGAATTATGCTGGTGCTGACCGCATTTATATGGGGGACGGCCTTCGTGGCCCAAAGCGTCGGGATGGACTATTTGGGACCTTTTACTTTTAATGGCGTGCGAAGCCTGATTGGCGGCGTAGCGCTGCTTCCCTGTATCTGGCTCTTTCAGAAAGGAAAGGGCAAAGCCACAGAGAAACCCAGCCGTGGCGCGAGGAAGGAACTGATCGCAGGGGGAATCGCCTGCGGGCTTCTTCTGTTTGCGGCCAGCAGCCTGCAGCAGATTGGAATTCAGTATACTACGGCAGGAAAAGCAGGATTTATCACTGCATTTTACATCGTGATCGTACCGGTGCTGGGGATATTTCTTCATAAGAAGATCAGCGGAAAGGTCTGGGGGGCTGTGGCCATAGCGCTGGCGGGACTGTACTTCCTTTGCATTACGGAGAAGTTTGCCGTGGGAAAGGGGGATATCCTGATTTTCCTATGTGCGCTTGTATTTTCCATTCATATCCTGGTGATTGACTATTTCTCGCCCAAGGTGGACGGAGTGAAGATGTCCTGCATCCAGTTCTTCGTCTGCGGCATCGTATCCCTGCCGCCCATGTTCTTTACGGAGACGCCGAAGATCGGGGCTATCGTGGAAGGGTGGGCGCCGCTCTTATATGCAGGCGTTCTGTCCTGCGGCGTGGCTTACACTTTGCAGATCATTGGCCAGAAGAATGTGAACCCGGCGGTCGCTTCATTAATCTTAAGCCTGGAGTCCTGCTTTTCCGTGCTAGCCGGATGGATGGTGCTGGGAGAAAAACTTTCCATGAGGGAATCCGTAGGATGCGTCCTGATGTTTGCGGCGATTATTCTGGCACAGCTGCCGGATAGGAAGAAGGAGGAACTGCAATATGAATAA
- a CDS encoding dipeptidase — MKLIDMHCDTLWKLMDLDKKGNLMENACSISIPSMKKARSKAQFFACFTYIKDYESNGGYNKAYEHVFEMIAYMNSQLAAYEREISLARSYTELEKNAAEGRISAFLTVEEGGILNGQMKRLEDLYGSGIRLMTIMWNYENCIGHPASKDASVMWQGLKPFGIEVVRRMNELGMIIDLSHASDGTFRDVLEYAAKGPVVASHSNCRAIADHPRNLSDEMIRKLANAGGVAGLNFYGPFLGNDEESRIDQMVAHILHMIRTGGSEFPAIGTDFDGFDGMKVMEVPDISQMEKLWDALKKAGVGERQLDKLWGGNVERILNYI, encoded by the coding sequence ATGAAACTAATCGATATGCACTGCGATACTTTATGGAAATTGATGGATCTGGATAAGAAGGGGAACCTGATGGAGAATGCCTGCAGCATCAGCATCCCTTCCATGAAAAAGGCGCGATCCAAGGCTCAGTTTTTTGCATGCTTTACTTATATAAAAGATTATGAGTCCAACGGAGGGTACAATAAGGCATATGAACATGTATTTGAGATGATCGCCTATATGAATTCTCAACTGGCAGCGTATGAAAGGGAGATATCCCTGGCCCGCTCTTATACAGAGTTGGAGAAAAACGCCGCAGAAGGAAGGATATCCGCATTCCTGACGGTGGAAGAAGGCGGAATCCTGAATGGGCAGATGAAGCGGCTGGAAGATCTCTATGGAAGCGGCATAAGGCTGATGACGATTATGTGGAATTACGAAAACTGCATCGGACATCCCGCCAGCAAGGACGCTTCCGTGATGTGGCAGGGGCTGAAGCCCTTCGGGATAGAGGTGGTCCGCCGGATGAATGAATTGGGAATGATCATAGATCTTTCCCACGCATCGGACGGTACGTTCCGCGATGTGCTGGAATACGCGGCAAAGGGCCCGGTGGTAGCGTCCCACTCCAATTGCCGGGCGATCGCGGACCATCCCAGGAACCTGTCGGATGAGATGATACGGAAACTGGCAAATGCAGGAGGTGTTGCAGGCCTGAACTTTTATGGCCCGTTTCTTGGAAACGATGAAGAGTCAAGAATTGACCAGATGGTGGCTCACATCCTTCATATGATCCGAACGGGAGGAAGCGAGTTTCCTGCTATTGGAACGGATTTTGACGGTTTTGACGGAATGAAGGTTATGGAGGTTCCGGATATATCGCAGATGGAAAAACTGTGGGATGCGCTGAAGAAGGCCGGCGTTGGGGAACGTCAGCTGGATAAATTATGGGGAGGAAATGTGGAGCGGATTTTAAATTACATATAG